In one Roseburia intestinalis L1-82 genomic region, the following are encoded:
- the rsxC gene encoding electron transport complex subunit RsxC — protein sequence MGLKTFKGGVHPYEGKELAKDAPIVEVLPKGDLVYPLSQHIGAPASPIVAKGDRVLKGQKIAEAGGFVSSPIYASASGTVKAIEPRRVAVGDMVNSIVIENDGAFEEVSYTPCEDVTALSKEEIIGKVKEAGVVGMGGAGFPTHVKLSPKEPEKIEYIIANCAECEPYLTADYRRMLENPEELIGGMKIILQIFDKAKGVFGIENNKPDCIEKLQELVKDEPRIEVCPLETKYPQGGERQLIYAVTGRSINSKMLPADAGCIVDNVETIIAIYNAVKLGKPVTNRISTITGDAVEHPGNFLYNIGTSYQELVDAAGGFKVQPEKIISGGPMMGFAMFGLDVPTTKTSSSLLCMSQDEVAAAEKLQTACINCGRCVEACPEQLIPSRLAKFSDKGLSEEFEKWHGLECVECGSCSFACPAKRQLAQSIKTMKKQVLAAKRKK from the coding sequence ATGGGTTTAAAGACATTTAAAGGTGGCGTCCATCCTTACGAAGGCAAGGAATTAGCAAAGGATGCGCCGATTGTGGAAGTTTTACCCAAGGGCGACCTGGTGTATCCGTTATCACAGCATATCGGAGCACCTGCAAGTCCGATAGTGGCGAAAGGCGACAGAGTATTAAAGGGACAGAAAATCGCAGAAGCGGGCGGTTTTGTATCATCTCCAATTTATGCATCTGCTTCCGGTACTGTAAAAGCTATTGAACCGCGTCGTGTGGCAGTTGGCGATATGGTCAATTCCATCGTGATCGAAAACGACGGAGCGTTCGAAGAGGTTTCTTATACGCCATGTGAAGATGTGACAGCTTTATCAAAAGAAGAGATCATTGGTAAAGTAAAAGAGGCCGGTGTTGTCGGCATGGGAGGTGCGGGTTTCCCGACTCATGTGAAGTTATCACCAAAAGAACCGGAAAAAATTGAGTATATCATTGCAAACTGTGCAGAGTGTGAACCATATCTGACCGCAGATTATCGGAGAATGTTAGAAAATCCGGAAGAGCTGATCGGAGGTATGAAGATCATTCTTCAGATTTTTGACAAGGCAAAGGGTGTATTCGGTATTGAGAATAACAAACCGGACTGTATTGAAAAACTGCAGGAACTTGTAAAGGATGAACCGCGTATTGAAGTATGTCCATTAGAAACAAAGTATCCGCAGGGTGGTGAGCGTCAGTTGATTTATGCTGTGACAGGACGTTCCATCAATTCCAAAATGCTTCCGGCAGATGCAGGATGCATCGTTGACAACGTTGAGACGATCATTGCCATCTACAATGCAGTTAAACTTGGCAAGCCGGTAACAAACCGTATTTCTACGATCACAGGTGATGCGGTAGAGCATCCAGGTAACTTTTTATATAATATTGGTACGAGTTATCAGGAACTTGTCGATGCGGCAGGTGGATTTAAAGTACAGCCTGAGAAGATTATTTCCGGTGGTCCGATGATGGGATTTGCCATGTTTGGATTAGACGTTCCGACCACAAAGACATCATCCTCCCTGTTATGTATGTCACAGGATGAGGTTGCTGCTGCAGAAAAGTTACAGACAGCATGTATCAACTGTGGACGCTGTGTAGAAGCATGTCCGGAGCAGTTGATTCCGTCGAGACTTGCGAAGTTCTCAGATAAGGGACTTTCCGAAGAATTTGAAAAATGGCATGGCTTAGAGTGTGTTGAGTGCGGAAGCTGCAGTTTTGCATGCCCGGCTAAGAGACAGCTTGCACAGTCTATCAAGACCATGAAAAAACAGGTTCTTGCAGCAAAACGCAAAAAATAA